TCATGGGGCGGTTTGCCGAGCCAGATGTTGTGATAGATCGGATTGCGCCGATGGGTGACCGCTTTGATCGTCATGATCCGTTCGTTGGGCACCTGCGCCGTTGTGTAACCGCAAAATTCGCCGAACGGCCCTTCGTCGCCGGTCTTCGCCGGAATCGTCAGCTCGCCTTCGAGCACGATCTCGGCCAGCGCCGGCACTTCGAGATCGATGGTGCGGCACTTTACGACGTCAACCGGCTCACCGGCCAAACCGCCGGCGATTTCCAATTCAAAAACTCCGGCGCGCGGTTCGAATTGCGAAGCAACGTACACCGCCGGCGGCACACCGATGCAGACCGCCACTTGAAAATTTTTCTGGCCGCGCTTCTCGGCATTGCGCATGAAGTCGTGGCCGTCGTGGCCCGGTGTGAAACGAAGGGTCACTTCGTTTTTCGACACCAGCATCATGCGGTAGATCGCCAGATTGTTGCCGAACTCGGGGTCTTTGATGATCACGTGGCCGGCGGTGATGTACGGTCCACCGTCGCGCGGATTGTTCGTGCACAGTGGCAGCTTCGTAATATCGACGTCTTTCCCCTCGTAAACCACTTCTTGGCACGTACCGCTGGCCACTAATCGGGTTGGGATCGGCTGGCTCGCCCGCTTCACGGTTTCGTCGAAAACGTTCTCCTGCGACAGGCCGAGCGCCAGCGCAACTCGCCTGTCGCTGGCCAACAATTGACCGACCACCGGAATCTTGTTGCTCTTGACGTTCTCAAACAGCAGCGCCGGGCTGTTGGGCTTTTCATTGTGGATCTTACAAATCGCGCCCAGCTCGTGCTTCGGATCGACCTCGGCTTTGATCTTCGTGAGCTCGTGCTCTTCTTCCAAGACTTTGAGAAACTCGTGCAGGTCCATCATGTCGTAATTACCAACCGTCCTCTCTAATTCAGCAGCGACAATTTCGCTTCGAATCCCAACACCGTTTTTGCCTTTGCCACAGAGTAACCGCTGCAGGCTCCATCCAAACCCTCTCGTAGATCACTTACCTGGGAAAGATAGCGGCTGGCAAGCTCGCGAAACGAAATGTCCACCAGATTTCCGGTTGCGGCGATGTTAAAAATTTGATGCCCCGGCAGGGTCGCTTCCAGCGCCAAGCGCACCGCGCGCGCCGCGTCGCGCGCGTCAATATAGCTCCAAAGCGCGCCCGTGCCGCGAACGAGCGGATCTTTCTTGCGCTCTAACAGCATAGCGCGGTGCGCTTCGGTATAGATGCCGGAGAAGCGCAGGCTCACAATCGGCATACCGCTCTTTCGGCTCAATGCGTCGCAAAGCGTCTCGCCGACGAGCTTCGTGAGTCCGTAGGGATCTTGCGGCCGCAACGGATGTGCCTCGTCCACTGGCAAGTAAGCCGGCAACAAATCTGTCGAAGGATAGTAGAGTCCATAGATCGCCAGGCTCGAGCCGCAGACGATTTTCTTCACGCCCGTCGCCTGCGCCGCCGCGAGAACATTATTCGTGATCGCCAGGTTTTGGTTGAACAGCTCGGCATCGCCGGCGCTGTCACGGAACTCAAATTTCAACGTGGCCGCATTAAACCCGTTCTCGGTGTAGGGGAAACGTACGCGCGCCAGATGCACCACCGCATCGGCATTTTTAAAATGGTCGGCAAGCCGGTCGATTTTCGTCAGATCGGTCACATAGGTGGGGCACAAACACTCGCGCGGCTTGATCGTGTCGAGCACCGAAACGCCGTGCGCGTGGGTGAACAGCTCGCGCACGACAAACTGGCCTAGTCTCCCCGAGCCGCCTGTAACAACCACGCGCATGGCTATTTCCCCAATGAACGGAAATAGCCGGCCTGCTCGAGGTCTTTGAGTAAGCTATTGTCGACAAAATCGCCGGCCTTTGCCTCGCGCGCTTCTTTGCCCGGCGTGCGCTTGAGAATTTCGTCAATACTTTCCGGCCGCACGTAGGGAATCCGATCGCCGCTGTAACGAACATAGGTTTGATGGAGCTGCGCCAGGGTTTCCGGATCGACGACCTTGGTGTACTTCGACAGCACTTTCATGCTGAACTCTTTGTCCGCGCGCAGCCGCTGCAAACCTTGATTAAAACCACGCATAAACCGCAGCGCCGTGTCGCGCTGCGCGCGAATAAACGGTCGCGTGGTCGACAGCGGTGTGTTGGGAAAAACGATCTTCAATTGCCCGACGTCCTGCAGCTCATGCATGCCGGCCTTGGCTGCACGAAAATTGCTCGGCGGCGATAGCACCACCGCATCGAGCGCACCGGAAATCAGCGCCGCCAAACCTTCCGGCATGCCGCCGGTCTGAATCACCGTGACCTGCCCGCGCTCCATGCCCCACTGCTGCAGCGCCGCGTCGAGCGCCCAATCGGTCGAGCCGCCCAGGCGCGTCACACCGACTTTCTTGCCGCGCAACTGCGCCGGTTGTTTGACTTCCGACCGCGCCATGATCGAGAACACCAGCGAATTGCCGGTGTTGCCGATCAAAACCAAGTCCGAGCCGCGCAGCGACGCGTTGATCACCGGAACTGACGGTCCGTAGGCAAACGGCACATCGCCGCTGAGCATCGACTGGATCAACAGTGAGCCGCCTCCAATGTAGAGCAGCTCCGTGTCGAGCCCTTCGCGCTTGAAGTAACCGCCTTCCTGCGCCACCCAGAGAGACGACATGGCGCCGCTGATGGCGCTGTAGGCGACTCGCAGCGGCGCGGCGCGCGACACCGAAGGTCCAAACAGCAGAAAAAGCGCCAGCACAATTGCGTGAATCATCAGTTAGAAAAGTCCTTTCGCGCGAATCCCCGTGAACGAATCGATCGTAACCATTTCATCCGCCCGCGCAGCGGTAACAACGCCCTTGGGCGTCTTACCTTGCCGCACCGCTTCTATGCCGGCAAGAATCAGCTTGCGAAGCAAGATCACGCCCTTGTCGGACGTGCCGAGCTGTTCGGTGCGCCGATCGAGTTTGGGCTGCGTCGTCTGGCAGGCGATATCCTCGGTGCGCACGCTGCCACGAAACGGGGCAAACTGCCGTTTGTCATAGGGCTTCTTTTGCACCGGCGCCTCGACCCGCCGGCTGGGCGAAAGTTTTTCGAAGAACTCAGGATCGTCGCCCATGTAGTGGTTGACGGTGTAGAGTGTAAAGCTCTCGTCGTCGTTGGGCGTGACAAACATGATGTGCGCATTGTGCGAGCCGGCGGCGAGCGCCTCCTTGGGTTGTTTGAAATGAGTGAATTCGGTGTCGCCGATCTGCATCACGCTCGGCAGCGCAATGCTCTTTTCGTCGACATATTCCGTCGCGTCCGTCGGCCCTGGCTTGCGCGAGATCACTTTCATGCCGTAGGCAGTTTCGACGGCGTCGAATGGCGGCACATCGCGATAGTTAAAAAACCAACTGCGCCAGGTGCCATCAGTCGGATCGGCACGATGGAGGATCGAGAAATGCACCGGATCGGCGCCGTTCTCGATAAAGTTAAACCAGTTGTAATGGAACTGCCGGGTCGCTTCCAAAGAACGCTGCCCCGCGGAGTCGCACAGCGCTTTGTACTTGGGCAGCGGCGGCGGACTGTCCTGCTGCGGTCCTAAGTAAGCGAAGAGAATGCCGCCCTGCTCTTTGACTGGGTAGGCGAGATGCTTCACCTTCCGAGGAAACTGACTGCCCGGCGGCTCGCCGGGCATGGCAAGGCATTGGCCGCGCACATCGAACAACCAGCCATGATAGGGACAGCGAATGCCGCCGTCTTCAATGTCGCCGTATTCCAGCGACGTGCCGCGGTGCGGACAGCTCTGGCCGACAAGTCCGTAGCGACCGTTCGGATCGCGAAACAGGACTAAATCTTCACCAAGAACTTTAACGGCTTGGGGAATGTCGCGCAGATCGCGCGTTGTGCCAACGGCTAGCCAATAACGGCGAAACCATTCGCCAACGGTTGTACCGCGGGCAACGCTGGGGAAATCAGACAGAGAAACTTTCTTACGGGAACCCATGAATCGACGGCTGCAGCGGGCGGTGCCCAAGGCATGCGACTATTCATGAATTAATATGTGCTGGGGTGGCTGTCAATCGCGACGGCAGCCTACTAGATGACAAGTGGACTCGCGCAGTTACGAAGCCAATGCCGCAGCTGGCCGAGGTTGGAGATAACGGCGCACGGCTTTTCTGAGGGTCTCTACGTTGACCGGTTTGTAAATAACCTCGGCCGCACCGGCCGCGATCGCATCGGCAAAAAGACCTTCCTTCATCGACGCAGTCAAAACCACGATCGGAGGATCACAAGAGAGCCGACGAGCCTTGATGCGGCGGATCGCTTCGATCCCATCCATCACCGGCATCATCAGATCCATGATAATCAAGTCGGGCCGTTCGTTGATCGCCTTTCTGATTCCTTCCAGGCCATTGCTCGCATGGATGGTTTGATAGCCCAAGTGCTCGCCGATGACGACGAAGAGATCGCTCAAGCTATCGTGATCTTCCACCAATAAGATTTTTTGACTCAATTGAACCTCCAACTTGCCTCGGTCTTAGTGGACTGGGCACAGCACCGCAACCACTATGCAGAAAAAACTCGGCAGGTTTGTTGGTAGAATCTTATTGTTCATCGCCGTTGCCAAGCAGAGTCGCGGAGCCAATCGCTAGCGCCGCGGACCCATTAATAGTTCCATTGACGAGAAATTATTTCAAGACTCTGCGCAGTAAATGCCCTCGAATGCGGCAGTGTCAGACCACGTACTTGCCCAATGTGCCCCCAAGCGCGGCAACACCTAAAGGCTTAGGTAAATAATCTGACGCCCCTGCTTGCAGAGCCGCTGCCCGGTGTTGGTCGTCGATCAAAGCCGTACACACCACCACGGGGATATCCCGCGTAGCTCGATTATTCTTGAGCAGCCGCGTGGTTTCGATGCCGTCGAGGCCGGACAACATAAGATCCATGACGATCACATCCGGGCGCTCGGTTGAAGCTATAACAATCCCTTCCATCCCAGACTCGGCGCGCACAACCTCATAGCCCAAGTGCTGCGCCATCGTCACGAAGATCTCCTGGAAGTCCGGATTGTCCTCCACCAGCAGAATCTTTCGTCCCATGCTTGTTTTAAGCCGACATTAAGCACAGAACGCTCCAAGAAGTATACTGAATGGTTTTCAGCTACTTAGAGCTGCCAGGCATCGGGCTCATGAAGGAAATATTTTACAGTTGTGCAGGGACAGAACGTTGACAAGACCTGGTTCACTAATGGATATTGAACCAATCCAACGAAGACTACCGCTTCTTAATGTCATCGACAAAGGGAAATATGAAATGAACCCAAGAGAACTCAACGATGCCTATGCAGTTAAATCGCTGGACGATCTGGCGAAAATTTACGCCGAGCCGTTCCCCCATGTCGCCACCAAGGAAACTGACCACATCACTGAGGTCGGGCGAAGCTTCATTGCGGCATCACCATTTCTGGTGCTCGCGACCTCTAATGGGGTTAGCATCGACTGTTCGCCGAAAGGCGATGCGCCGGGTTTCGTGCAGCTCCTCGACGACCGCACCTTATTGATCCCTGACCGGCCGGGCAACAACCGCATTGACGGGTTGAAGAACCTGCTTATTGATCCGAAGGTCGGACTCATTTTCATGGTCCCGGGATCGAATGAAACCTATCGCGTAACTGGCAGCGCGACCATCAGCACGGACCCGCAGCTGCTGAAGCGCTGCGAGGTCGGCGGCAAGCTGCCGCGCGTGGTCATGGTCGTCGCTGTCGAGGAAGCGTTCAATCACTGTCCCAAGGCCTTTGTGCGTGCCAAACTGTGGGAGGCGAAGGCACAGCAGAGCGGCGCCCCCACCCACGGCGACTTCGCCGCTGCCCGCGACGGCAAGGATGCGGATTATGCCAAGAACTACAATCAGAAGTACGCCCAGCGCATAAAGAGCGAGCTTTACTGACCGAACTGCGAAACGAAAATCACCATCGCTTGCTGAACTTGCGCCGCCGTTCGACGAAATTTTCGAAGAAGATCGCTCATCCCCACCACCGCCGATCCCACCCACCA
This region of Deltaproteobacteria bacterium genomic DNA includes:
- a CDS encoding UbiD family decarboxylase — translated: MMDLHEFLKVLEEEHELTKIKAEVDPKHELGAICKIHNEKPNSPALLFENVKSNKIPVVGQLLASDRRVALALGLSQENVFDETVKRASQPIPTRLVASGTCQEVVYEGKDVDITKLPLCTNNPRDGGPYITAGHVIIKDPEFGNNLAIYRMMLVSKNEVTLRFTPGHDGHDFMRNAEKRGQKNFQVAVCIGVPPAVYVASQFEPRAGVFELEIAGGLAGEPVDVVKCRTIDLEVPALAEIVLEGELTIPAKTGDEGPFGEFCGYTTAQVPNERIMTIKAVTHRRNPIYHNIWLGKPPHEHLYVDALTYAVAAYQELKPAYPALKKAYAPPWGVSIVLILQVEKRLMRRGIANQILASSLYTRSGKWKHVIVVDEDINMEDPNEVLWALTTRFQPATDMFVIPRSITSSLEPSAEADGFTSKLMLDLTIKENFRGEVAEPTDKMREQVLQKWKEYGLKS
- a CDS encoding NAD(P)-dependent oxidoreductase; protein product: MRVVVTGGSGRLGQFVVRELFTHAHGVSVLDTIKPRECLCPTYVTDLTKIDRLADHFKNADAVVHLARVRFPYTENGFNAATLKFEFRDSAGDAELFNQNLAITNNVLAAAQATGVKKIVCGSSLAIYGLYYPSTDLLPAYLPVDEAHPLRPQDPYGLTKLVGETLCDALSRKSGMPIVSLRFSGIYTEAHRAMLLERKKDPLVRGTGALWSYIDARDAARAVRLALEATLPGHQIFNIAATGNLVDISFRELASRYLSQVSDLREGLDGACSGYSVAKAKTVLGFEAKLSLLN
- a CDS encoding ABC transporter substrate-binding protein — its product is MIHAIVLALFLLFGPSVSRAAPLRVAYSAISGAMSSLWVAQEGGYFKREGLDTELLYIGGGSLLIQSMLSGDVPFAYGPSVPVINASLRGSDLVLIGNTGNSLVFSIMARSEVKQPAQLRGKKVGVTRLGGSTDWALDAALQQWGMERGQVTVIQTGGMPEGLAALISGALDAVVLSPPSNFRAAKAGMHELQDVGQLKIVFPNTPLSTTRPFIRAQRDTALRFMRGFNQGLQRLRADKEFSMKVLSKYTKVVDPETLAQLHQTYVRYSGDRIPYVRPESIDEILKRTPGKEAREAKAGDFVDNSLLKDLEQAGYFRSLGK
- a CDS encoding aromatic ring-hydroxylating dioxygenase subunit alpha, whose translation is MGSRKKVSLSDFPSVARGTTVGEWFRRYWLAVGTTRDLRDIPQAVKVLGEDLVLFRDPNGRYGLVGQSCPHRGTSLEYGDIEDGGIRCPYHGWLFDVRGQCLAMPGEPPGSQFPRKVKHLAYPVKEQGGILFAYLGPQQDSPPPLPKYKALCDSAGQRSLEATRQFHYNWFNFIENGADPVHFSILHRADPTDGTWRSWFFNYRDVPPFDAVETAYGMKVISRKPGPTDATEYVDEKSIALPSVMQIGDTEFTHFKQPKEALAAGSHNAHIMFVTPNDDESFTLYTVNHYMGDDPEFFEKLSPSRRVEAPVQKKPYDKRQFAPFRGSVRTEDIACQTTQPKLDRRTEQLGTSDKGVILLRKLILAGIEAVRQGKTPKGVVTAARADEMVTIDSFTGIRAKGLF
- a CDS encoding response regulator; translation: MEVQLSQKILLVEDHDSLSDLFVVIGEHLGYQTIHASNGLEGIRKAINERPDLIIMDLMMPVMDGIEAIRRIKARRLSCDPPIVVLTASMKEGLFADAIAAGAAEVIYKPVNVETLRKAVRRYLQPRPAAALAS
- a CDS encoding response regulator, producing MGRKILLVEDNPDFQEIFVTMAQHLGYEVVRAESGMEGIVIASTERPDVIVMDLMLSGLDGIETTRLLKNNRATRDIPVVVCTALIDDQHRAAALQAGASDYLPKPLGVAALGGTLGKYVV
- a CDS encoding pyridoxamine 5'-phosphate oxidase family protein; the protein is MNPRELNDAYAVKSLDDLAKIYAEPFPHVATKETDHITEVGRSFIAASPFLVLATSNGVSIDCSPKGDAPGFVQLLDDRTLLIPDRPGNNRIDGLKNLLIDPKVGLIFMVPGSNETYRVTGSATISTDPQLLKRCEVGGKLPRVVMVVAVEEAFNHCPKAFVRAKLWEAKAQQSGAPTHGDFAAARDGKDADYAKNYNQKYAQRIKSELY